TGAAAGGATGGCAACAAAGTAATGACAAATATAAAAGAAACTATTTTAGATGCATTTCAATTCAGACATGCTACCAAACGTTTTGATGCAACTAAAACAGTAAGTGATGATGATTTTAATACTATATTAGAAACAGGGCGTTTATCTCCAAGTTCTTTAGGTTTAGAGCCTTGGAAATTTATAGTGATTCAAAATCGTGAATTACGTAATAAATTAAGAGAAATTAGTTGGGGTGCACAAGGACAACTAGACACAGCAAGCCATTTCGTTTTAATATTAGCGCGTAAAAATGTGACTTCTAAATCAGATTATGTGCAACATATGATTCATGATATAAAACAATACGATCCTGCAACTATTCCTGCAGTAGAGGAAAAATATGATAATTTCCAAACAAGTG
The Staphylococcus kloosii genome window above contains:
- a CDS encoding NAD(P)H-dependent oxidoreductase, producing MTNIKETILDAFQFRHATKRFDATKTVSDDDFNTILETGRLSPSSLGLEPWKFIVIQNRELRNKLREISWGAQGQLDTASHFVLILARKNVTSKSDYVQHMIHDIKQYDPATIPAVEEKYDNFQTSAHINDNERTLVDWASKQSYIALGNMMTTAAFLGIDSCPIEGFDYDGVTELLANEGILDTEHFVPATMVAFGYRETEPKAKVRQPQEDIVEWYN